From a region of the Castanea sativa cultivar Marrone di Chiusa Pesio chromosome 10, ASM4071231v1 genome:
- the LOC142614071 gene encoding uncharacterized protein LOC142614071 isoform X1, with amino-acid sequence MGAELGLLSLTQLQKLSQSQQNQNQLNPSAWMWNQKQAQQQEDDESWEVKAFAEDTGNILGTTWPPRSYTCTFCRREFRSAQALGGHMNVHRRDRARLHQAQPNSGNIPTSSPNSNTPFIIPTQEFLANGGGLCLLYQLPNYNAAAFTTSTPIDSTACIDQSPSTLLSISPYASPPANFPLGTQPGTNSSSSYYSPTTDNYNNIEDLDLELRLGQRPMPS; translated from the coding sequence ATGGGCGCTGAACTTGGCCTTCTCTCCTTGACCCAGCTCCAAAAATTGTCTCAATcccaacaaaatcaaaatcaattaaaccCTAGTGCGTGGATGTGGAACCAAAAGCAAGCCCAGCAGCAAGAAGACGACGAGTCATGGGAGGTGAAAGCCTTTGCTGAAGACACTGGGAATATTTTGGGCACTACTTGGCCTCCTAGGTCTTACACTTGCACCTTTTGCAGACGGGAATTCCGGTCGGCTCAAGCCCTGGGCGGCCACATGAACGTGCACCGCCGTGACCGTGCACGCCTCCACCAAGCGCAGCCCAATTCTGGCAATATTCCAACCTCATCGCCTAATTCCAATACCCCATTTATAATCCCAACTCAAGAATTCCTTGCAAATGGTGGAGGGTTATGCTTGCTCTACCAATTGCCAAACTATAACGCTGCTGCTTTCACTACTTCAACACCAATAGATAGTACAGCATGTATTGATCAGTCACCTTCCACTCTCCTATCTATTTCACCCTATGCATCACCACCCGCGAATTTTCCATTGGGGACACAACCAGGTaccaattcttcttcttcttattactCGCCAACCACAGATAATTATAACAATATTGAAGATCTTGATCTAGAACTTCGCTTGGGGCAAAGACCGATGCCATCGTAA
- the LOC142614071 gene encoding uncharacterized protein LOC142614071 isoform X2, with amino-acid sequence MGAELGLLSLTQLQKLSQSQQNQNQLNPSAWMWNQKQAQQQEDDESWEVKAFAEDTGNILGTTWPPRSYTCTFCRREFRSAQALGGHMNVHRRDRARLHQAQPNSGNIPTSSPNSNTPFIIPTQEFLANGGGLCLLYQLPNYNAAAFTTSTPIDSTACIDQSPSTLLSISPYASPPANFPLGTQPGI; translated from the coding sequence ATGGGCGCTGAACTTGGCCTTCTCTCCTTGACCCAGCTCCAAAAATTGTCTCAATcccaacaaaatcaaaatcaattaaaccCTAGTGCGTGGATGTGGAACCAAAAGCAAGCCCAGCAGCAAGAAGACGACGAGTCATGGGAGGTGAAAGCCTTTGCTGAAGACACTGGGAATATTTTGGGCACTACTTGGCCTCCTAGGTCTTACACTTGCACCTTTTGCAGACGGGAATTCCGGTCGGCTCAAGCCCTGGGCGGCCACATGAACGTGCACCGCCGTGACCGTGCACGCCTCCACCAAGCGCAGCCCAATTCTGGCAATATTCCAACCTCATCGCCTAATTCCAATACCCCATTTATAATCCCAACTCAAGAATTCCTTGCAAATGGTGGAGGGTTATGCTTGCTCTACCAATTGCCAAACTATAACGCTGCTGCTTTCACTACTTCAACACCAATAGATAGTACAGCATGTATTGATCAGTCACCTTCCACTCTCCTATCTATTTCACCCTATGCATCACCACCCGCGAATTTTCCATTGGGGACACAACCAG